A stretch of Oryza brachyantha chromosome 4, ObraRS2, whole genome shotgun sequence DNA encodes these proteins:
- the LOC121054277 gene encoding U-box domain-containing protein 26-like, translating to MSVPHLFRCPISLDIFTDPVTLCTGQTYDRPCIERWLAAGHRTCPVTMQPLGDATVLVPNRTLRHLIERWLSTDQQHHNQQQQQLPEQPAAVASTGAEADAEEPSLAALKRRLEQPGAGKGKVGALRKVMTLASESDVGRACMLQLGFLPVLLQLAFHAPPSSECRGEVEELALQCALSLMPSSAASPQLGCLNALKSEASLASFVRLMERGRGRTRAGLCRLLETIATASATRELALVVAASPRVWQALVPLLQHDGAPPPPPDASEAAVRAVAAICASEPARGSAIHHGAVGALFRHLSWASSGKCAAGEAAVPSALAAVEALSASEAGRRAVARAPGAMQALVKHVFMMNSSNDGSEHAVAALLAVCRESRAARSEAAGAGVVTQLLMLLQSQCSARAKAKARSLLKLLKSM from the coding sequence ATGAGCGTTCCGCATCTGTTCAGGTGCCCGATCAGCCTGGACATCTTCACGGACCCGGTGACGCTGTGCACGGGGCAGACGTACGACCGGCCGTGCATCGAGCGgtggctcgccgccggccaccgcacCTGCCCCGTCACAATGCAGCCACTCGGCGACGCCACCGTGCTCGTGCCGAACCGCACGCTGCGGCACCTCATCGAGCGCTGGCTGTCCACCGACCAACAGCACCacaaccagcagcagcagcagctccccgagcagccggcggcggtaGCGTCGACGGGCGCCGAGGCCGACGCGGAGGAGCCGTCGCTCGCGGCGCTCAAGCGTCGGCTGGAGCAGCCGGGCGCCGGCAAGGGGAAGGTCGGCGCGCTCAGGAAGGTGATGACGCTGGCGTCCGAGTCGGACGTCGGCCGCGCGTGCATGCTCCAGCTGGGCTTCCTGCCCGTGCTGCTGCAGCTCGCCTtccacgcgccgccgtcctcggaGTGCcgcggcgaggtggaggagcTCGCGCTGCAATGCGCGCTCAGCCTCATGCCGTcgagcgccgcctcgccgcagCTCGGCTGCCTCAACGCGCTGAAGAGCGAGGCCAGCCTGGCGTCGTTCGTCCGGCTGATggagcgcggccgcggccggacTCGGGCGGGGCTGTGCCGCCTCCTGGAGACCATCGCCACGGCCTCCGCGACGAGGGAGCTGGCGCTCGTCGTGGCCGCGTCGCCGCGGGTGTGGCAGGCGCTCGTTCCGCTCCTGCAGCACgacggagcgccgccgccgccgcccgacgcGTCGGaggccgccgtgcgcgccgtCGCGGCGATCTGCGCGTCGGAGCCGGCGCGGGGCAGCGCCATCCACCACGGCGCGGTCGGGGCGCTCTTCAGGCACCTCTCCTGGGCGTCCTCGGGCAAGTGCGCCGCGGGCGAGGCCGCCGTGCCGAgcgcgctggcggcggtggaggcgctgTCGGCGTCGGAGGCCGGGCGCAGGGCGGTGGCGCGCGCCCCCGGCGCGATGCAGGCGCTGGTGAAGCACGTCTTCATGATGAACTCGAGCAACGACGGCAGCGAacacgcggtggcggcgctgctggCCGTGTGCAGGGAgtcgcgggcggcgcggagcgaggcggccggcgccggggtgGTGACGCAGCTGCTGATGCTTCTCCAGAGCCAGTGCAGCGCCAGGGCGAAGGCCAAGGCCAGGTCGCTGCTGAAGCTGCTCAAATCCATGTGA
- the LOC102700334 gene encoding outer envelope protein 61-like, with protein sequence MDPEMMRVAQEQMSRRSPADLAALQQQLASNPGLLRFAAESVKNLSPDDVRRAARQLGQARPEEMLDMSRKLAAASADELTAMKAQAEAEAEQRRVSQAVSSAGALKARGNQLHGLGRYAEAAAQYRLAADSLRAAPPSREARSLQVLCAVNLMSCHLKTRRFQECVDEGSEVLAYDPGNVKAYYRRGQAYRELGKLEQAVADLRRARELSPDEDAIAGALRDAQEKLALEMEAKDHPRPRGGVVIEEIVEEEEPSSSQTRSSSTSGYIVSEPSDPAADAQESMMMSFFMNGAPAMSPEDLDRAVRLVVMDGARQVAEAARKAKELLLGANGLVLPIAVLVLAVVFHQLGFVSARWLQFVAIAVVRRVLALRGFK encoded by the coding sequence atGGATCCGGAGATGATGCGCGTGGCGCAGGAGCAGATGAGCCGGAGGTCCCcggccgacctcgccgcgctgcagcagcagctggcgTCGAACCCCGGCCTGCTCAGGTTCGCCGCCGAGAGCGTGAAGAACCTGAGCCCCGACGACGTCCGGCGCGCCGCGCGGCAGCTGGGCCAGGCCCGCCCCGAGGAGATGCTTGACATGTCCAggaagctcgccgccgccagcgccgacGAGCTCACCGCCATGAAGGCGCaggccgaggccgaggccgagcaGCGGCGGGTCTCCCAAGCGGTGTCGAGCGCCGGGGCGCTCAAGGCGCGGGGCAACCAGCTCCACGGCCTCGGGCGGtacgccgaggccgccgcccaGTACCGGCTCGCCGCGGACAGCCTCagggccgcgccgccgtcccgggAGGCGCGGTCGCTGCAGGTCCTCTGCGCCGTCAACCTCATGTCCTGCCACCTGAAGACGCGCCGCTTCCAGGAGTGCGTGGACGAAGGCTCCGAGGTCCTCGCCTACGACCCGGGCAACGTGAAGGCCTACTACCGGAGGGGCCAGGCGTACAGGGAGCTGGGAAAGCTTGAGCAGGCCGTGGCTGATCTGCGCAGAGCCCGCGAGCTCTCCCCCGACGAGGACGCCATTGCCGGGGCTCTGAGAGACGCCCAAGAAAAGCTTGCACTGGAAATGGAAGCAAAGGATCATCCAAGACCAAGAGGAGGCGTCGTCATCGAAGAAAtagtcgaagaagaagagccaTCAAGCAGCCAGACGAGGTCGTCTTCAACCTCTGGCTACATCGTCTCGGAGCCTTCTGATCCTGCGGCCGACGCGCAGGAGTCCATGATGATGAGCTTCTTCATGAATGGCGCCCCCGCGATGTCCCCGGAGGATCTGGACCGGGCGGTGAGGCTGGTGGTGATGGACGGAGCACGGCAGGTGGCGGAAGCCGCGAGGAAGGCGAAGGAGCTCCTCCTGGGCGCGAACGGGTTGGTTCTTCCCATTGCCGTGCTCGTCCTGGCCGTCGTCTTCCACCAGCTGGGATTCGTCAGTGCGCGATGGCTTCAGTTCGTGGCGATAGCAGTAGTTCGTAGAGTTCTTGCTCTTCGAGGTTTCAAGTAG
- the LOC102700618 gene encoding mitogen-activated protein kinase kinase kinase 3-like isoform X1, giving the protein MPAWWPRKSRSKAKSGGCGGGGGKPGAAVVSEASSPRKSADLDLSASPSLTPRGREKARSLDSPGAARHGGGGGGGGGGGLGEVGYKLPVPVGDAGPEPDPAVRSPHEENGVAGDVSWEDSAASSVDSSDEAPDQHACRSTDPVTVIRGRNMLSDSHKILNEDNHFISHSMSREHHKFFEVPVTNMGELHLHTDDPSTSETSCSRGRMLPEDFLAPRTRSLSPGPKGHTFAVNNVNSREFGFSPRSPVKMMDGLKSPPHPLPLPPAPAACSPLPPSPTSYSPHPLSPTCLQSESQWKKGKLLGSGTFGQVYLGFNSENGQFCAIKEVQVISDDPHSKERLKQLNQEIDMLRQLSHPNIVQYYGSEMTDDALSIYLEYVSGGSIHKLLREYGAFKEPVIRNYTGQILSGLAYLHGRNTVHRDIKGANILVGPNGEVKLADFGMAKHISSCAQIRSLKGSPYWMAPEVIMNGRGYHLPVDIWSLGCTIIEMATASPPWHQYEGVAALFKIANSKEVPEIPDNFSEEGKSFLQLCLRRDPASRSTATQLMDHPFVQDHPAVRAAKSSALRNAFSAPADGRHTVSNREFLSRRSVAPLKDLGVSARNFTGFSTAVPSPHTASSPVSTLRTNMSLPVSPCSSPLRQFKQSNWSCLPSPPHPTFSHGPASHNLSSYMSSEMRRIPTISDTWQDISQLKVQSPYGSPKRF; this is encoded by the exons ATGCCGGCGTGGTGGCCACGCAAGTCGAGGTCCAAGGCGAAgagcggcggctgcggggGCGGTGGTGGGAAGCCCGGGGCGGCGGTCGTCTCGGAGGCGTCGTCCCCGCGCAAGTCGGCCGACCTTGACCTCTCCGCGTCCCCCTCGCTGACCCCGCGGGGGAGGGAGAAGGCGCGGAGCCTCGACTCgcctggcgcggcgcggcatgggggaggcggcggcggcggcgggggcggggggctCGGGGAGGTCGGGTACAAGCTCCCCGTGCCCGTGGGTGACGCGGGGCCGGAGCCCGACCCTGCCGTGAGGTCTCCTCACGAGGAGAACGGCGTCGCCGGTGACGTCTCGTGGGAGGACTCGGCCGCGTCCTCGGTTGATTCGTCGGACGAGGCGCCGGATCAACACGCGTGTAG GTCTACGGATCCGGTTACTGTCATCAGGGGAAGAAATATGCTATCTGACTCACATAAGATCTTAAATGAAGATAATCATTTCATATCTCATAGCATGTCACGTGAGCATCACAAGTTCTTTGAGGTGCCTGTCACTAATATGGGAGAACTTCATTTGCACACTGATGATCCTTCAACTAGTGAAACCAGTTGCTCACGTGGCAGAATGTTGCCTGAGGATTTTCTTGCTCCAAGAACAAGAAGCCTCTCACCTGGACCAAAAGGACATACTTTTGCTGTAAATAATGTAAATTCAAGGGAGTTTGGGTTTAGTCCAAGGTCACCAGTAAAAATGATGGATGGATTGAAGAGCCCACCTCATCCTTTACCTCTTCCTCCAGCTCCTGCTGCTTGCTCGCCTCTTCCTCCATCTCCTACTTCTTACTCACCTCACCCCCTATCTCCTACTTGCTTGCAATCAGAATCACAGTGGAAAAAAGGGAAATTGTTAGGGAGTGGTACATTTGGCCAGGTTTACCTTGGATTTAACAG TGAAAATGGGCAGTTCTGTGCGATTAAGGAGGTCCAAGTTATTTCAGATGATCCACATTCAAAAGAACGACTCAAGCAATTAAATCAG GAAATAGATATGCTTAGGCAACTTTCACACCCAAACATTGTGCAATACTATGGAAGTGAGATG ACTGATGATGCACTTTCAATTTATCTTGAGTATGTTTCTGGGGGCtcaattcataaattacttaGAGAGTATGGTGCTTTTAAGGAACCTGTGATCCGTAATTACACTGGACAAATTCTCTCTGGTCTTGCATACTTGCATGGGAGGAACACCGTCCACAG AGATATCAAAGGTGCTAACATACTTGTTGGCCCTAATGGTGAAGTCAAACTTGCTGACTTTGGCATGGCTAAGCAT ATATCATCTTGTGCTCAAATACGCTCTTTGAAAGGAAGTCCTTACTGGATGGCTCCTGAG GTTATAATGAACGGTAGAGGTTACCATCTACCAGTAGACATTTGGAGTTTGGGGTGTACAATAATTGAAATGGCAACGGCGTCACCTCCTTGGCATCAATACGAAGGG GTGGCTGCATTATTTAAGATCGCAAACAGTAAAGAAGTACCTGAAATCCCAGACAACTTTTCTGAGGAAGGAAAAAGTTTCTTGCAGCTGTGCTTGAGACGTGATCCGGCATCTCGCTCCACTGCAACTCAGTTGATGGATCACCCTTTTGTTCAAGACCATCCAGCAGTAAGAGCTGCGAAATCCAGTGCACTGAGAAATGCGTTTTCTGCACCAGCAGATGGGAGACATACAGTG TCCAACAGGGAGTTCTTATCAAGGAGAAGCGTCGCCCCTCTCAAGGATCTAGGAGTGAGCGCGAGAAATTTTACGGGATTTTCCACGGCTGTTCCTTCGCCACACACCGCCAG CAGCCCCGTTTCCACCCTGAGAACGAACATGTCTCTACCAGTGTCCCCATGCTCAAGCCCGCTGCGGCAGTTCAAGCAATCCAACTGGAGCTGCCTGCCATCTCCACCCCACCCGACATTTTCCCACGGCCCTGCTTCCCATAATCTGTCAAGCTACATGTCGAGTGAGATGAGGCGAATCCCCACGATCTCGGATACCTGGCAGGATATCAGCCAGCTGAAGGTCCAGAGCCCTTACGGTTCCCCAAAGAGGTTCTGA
- the LOC102700618 gene encoding mitogen-activated protein kinase kinase kinase 3-like isoform X2, translated as MPAWWPRKSRSKAKSGGCGGGGGKPGAAVVSEASSPRKSADLDLSASPSLTPRGREKARSLDSPGAARHGGGGGGGGGGGLGEVGYKLPVPVGDAGPEPDPAVRSPHEENGVAGDVSWEDSAASSVDSSDEAPDQHACRSTDPVTVIRGRNMLSDSHKILNEDNHFISHSMSREHHKFFEVPVTNMGELHLHTDDPSTSETSCSRGRMLPEDFLAPRTRSLSPGPKGHTFAVNNVNSREFGFSPRSPVKMMDGLKSPPHPLPLPPAPAACSPLPPSPTSYSPHPLSPTCLQSESQWKKGKLLGSGTFGQVYLGFNSENGQFCAIKEVQVISDDPHSKERLKQLNQEIDMLRQLSHPNIVQYYGSEMTDDALSIYLEYVSGGSIHKLLREYGAFKEPVIRNYTGQILSGLAYLHGRNTVHRDIKGANILVGPNGEVKLADFGMAKHISSCAQIRSLKGSPYWMAPEVIMNGRGYHLPVDIWSLGCTIIEMATASPPWHQYEGVAALFKIANSKEVPEIPDNFSEEGKSFLQLCLRRDPASRSTATQLMDHPFVQDHPAVRAAKSSALRNAFSAPADGRHTVSNREFLSRRSVAPLKDLGVSARNFTGFSTAVPSPHTASPVSTLRTNMSLPVSPCSSPLRQFKQSNWSCLPSPPHPTFSHGPASHNLSSYMSSEMRRIPTISDTWQDISQLKVQSPYGSPKRF; from the exons ATGCCGGCGTGGTGGCCACGCAAGTCGAGGTCCAAGGCGAAgagcggcggctgcggggGCGGTGGTGGGAAGCCCGGGGCGGCGGTCGTCTCGGAGGCGTCGTCCCCGCGCAAGTCGGCCGACCTTGACCTCTCCGCGTCCCCCTCGCTGACCCCGCGGGGGAGGGAGAAGGCGCGGAGCCTCGACTCgcctggcgcggcgcggcatgggggaggcggcggcggcggcgggggcggggggctCGGGGAGGTCGGGTACAAGCTCCCCGTGCCCGTGGGTGACGCGGGGCCGGAGCCCGACCCTGCCGTGAGGTCTCCTCACGAGGAGAACGGCGTCGCCGGTGACGTCTCGTGGGAGGACTCGGCCGCGTCCTCGGTTGATTCGTCGGACGAGGCGCCGGATCAACACGCGTGTAG GTCTACGGATCCGGTTACTGTCATCAGGGGAAGAAATATGCTATCTGACTCACATAAGATCTTAAATGAAGATAATCATTTCATATCTCATAGCATGTCACGTGAGCATCACAAGTTCTTTGAGGTGCCTGTCACTAATATGGGAGAACTTCATTTGCACACTGATGATCCTTCAACTAGTGAAACCAGTTGCTCACGTGGCAGAATGTTGCCTGAGGATTTTCTTGCTCCAAGAACAAGAAGCCTCTCACCTGGACCAAAAGGACATACTTTTGCTGTAAATAATGTAAATTCAAGGGAGTTTGGGTTTAGTCCAAGGTCACCAGTAAAAATGATGGATGGATTGAAGAGCCCACCTCATCCTTTACCTCTTCCTCCAGCTCCTGCTGCTTGCTCGCCTCTTCCTCCATCTCCTACTTCTTACTCACCTCACCCCCTATCTCCTACTTGCTTGCAATCAGAATCACAGTGGAAAAAAGGGAAATTGTTAGGGAGTGGTACATTTGGCCAGGTTTACCTTGGATTTAACAG TGAAAATGGGCAGTTCTGTGCGATTAAGGAGGTCCAAGTTATTTCAGATGATCCACATTCAAAAGAACGACTCAAGCAATTAAATCAG GAAATAGATATGCTTAGGCAACTTTCACACCCAAACATTGTGCAATACTATGGAAGTGAGATG ACTGATGATGCACTTTCAATTTATCTTGAGTATGTTTCTGGGGGCtcaattcataaattacttaGAGAGTATGGTGCTTTTAAGGAACCTGTGATCCGTAATTACACTGGACAAATTCTCTCTGGTCTTGCATACTTGCATGGGAGGAACACCGTCCACAG AGATATCAAAGGTGCTAACATACTTGTTGGCCCTAATGGTGAAGTCAAACTTGCTGACTTTGGCATGGCTAAGCAT ATATCATCTTGTGCTCAAATACGCTCTTTGAAAGGAAGTCCTTACTGGATGGCTCCTGAG GTTATAATGAACGGTAGAGGTTACCATCTACCAGTAGACATTTGGAGTTTGGGGTGTACAATAATTGAAATGGCAACGGCGTCACCTCCTTGGCATCAATACGAAGGG GTGGCTGCATTATTTAAGATCGCAAACAGTAAAGAAGTACCTGAAATCCCAGACAACTTTTCTGAGGAAGGAAAAAGTTTCTTGCAGCTGTGCTTGAGACGTGATCCGGCATCTCGCTCCACTGCAACTCAGTTGATGGATCACCCTTTTGTTCAAGACCATCCAGCAGTAAGAGCTGCGAAATCCAGTGCACTGAGAAATGCGTTTTCTGCACCAGCAGATGGGAGACATACAGTG TCCAACAGGGAGTTCTTATCAAGGAGAAGCGTCGCCCCTCTCAAGGATCTAGGAGTGAGCGCGAGAAATTTTACGGGATTTTCCACGGCTGTTCCTTCGCCACACACCGCCAG CCCCGTTTCCACCCTGAGAACGAACATGTCTCTACCAGTGTCCCCATGCTCAAGCCCGCTGCGGCAGTTCAAGCAATCCAACTGGAGCTGCCTGCCATCTCCACCCCACCCGACATTTTCCCACGGCCCTGCTTCCCATAATCTGTCAAGCTACATGTCGAGTGAGATGAGGCGAATCCCCACGATCTCGGATACCTGGCAGGATATCAGCCAGCTGAAGGTCCAGAGCCCTTACGGTTCCCCAAAGAGGTTCTGA
- the LOC121054133 gene encoding protein TRACHEARY ELEMENT DIFFERENTIATION-RELATED 7-like, producing the protein MAKGKFEHASLWLVEPPPQPYVPPYYLPPHPLPLPPCSPPYMPPSPTPGPAPPPTTPAPLPPYNPPPPPSPTPSRNVVVIVVVPIAGLVFLGLLAGLFMLAWARRRREETTTAAAVVEVDDVEVAHHVRAEEHVVAGPAGEMLKVLDVTDEVDVHEHVVRHERERDDVVEREG; encoded by the coding sequence ATGGCTAAAGGCAAGTTCGAGCATGCATCGCTTTGGCTcgtcgagccgccgccgcagccataCGTCCCGCCGTACTACCTGCCGCCTCatccgctgccgctgccgccatgCAGCCCACCGTACATGCCACCTTCGCCGACGCCTGGTCCTGCTCccccgccgacgacgccggcgccgctgccgccttacaacccgccgccgccgccgtcgccgacgccgtcgaggAACGTCGTGGTGATAGTGGTGGTCCCGATCGCCGGGCTGGTGTTCCTCGGCCTGCTCGCCGGGCTGTTCATGCTGGcgtgggcgcggcggcggagggaggagacaacgacggcggcggcggtggtggaggtggacgaCGTGGAGGTGGCGCACCACGTGCGCGCCGAGGAGCACGTCGTGGCCGGGCCGGCGGGGGAGATGCTGAAGGTGCTCGACGTCACCGACGAGGTCGACGTCCACGAGCACGTCGTCCGGCACGAGCGCGAACGCGACGACGTCGTCGAACGGGAAGGATGA
- the LOC121054194 gene encoding protein TRACHEARY ELEMENT DIFFERENTIATION-RELATED 7-like has protein sequence MARGKFEFKSFWRVEPPAPQPYVVPPYQTPPPCGPPPPPPPPPPPPPPPPPPPPPPPPPPPPPPPPPPPPPPPPPPPPPPNNIVVIVVVPIAGLVFLGLLLGLFLLARRRRREAEMAEVVVEEEDDVEVSHHVHAEEHVVAGPSGEMLKVLDVTDEVDVHEHIVRHEHERDIEEQG, from the coding sequence ATGGCCAGAGGCAAATTCGAATTCAAATCATTTTGGCGGGTCGAGCCACCGGCGCCGCAGCCATACGTCGTCCCACCTTACCAAACACCTCCGCCATGCggtccaccgccaccaccacctccacctcctcctcctccacctcctccgccgccgccacctccaccgccgccgccaccaccgcctccccctccaccgccacctccaccaccgccgccaccccctcccccaccgccgccaccgaatAACATCGTGGTGATAGTGGTGGTCCCCATCGCCGGGCTGGTGTTCCTGGGGCTGCTCTTGGGGCTGTTCCTattggcgcggcggcggcggcgggaggcggagatggcagaggtggtggtggaggaggaggacgacgtgGAGGTGTCCCACCACGTGCACGCCGAGGAGCACGTCGTGGCCGGGCCGTCGGGGGAGATGCTGAAGGTGCTCGACGTCACCGACGAGGTCGACGTCCACGAGCACATCGTCCGGCACGAGCACGAGCGCGACATCGAAGAGCAAGGGTGA
- the LOC102717237 gene encoding uncharacterized protein LOC102717237 codes for MDLVAGRAMGGCSPSWERIRSPRSPLLLTSLARRPAAFAACPCPPVVCRNASVVVPFAKKKRKGGSEEPPGDEEEEDSFDDSEGGGDEEEVDVDDEDLLDDDEYDDDDDYSFEDDFDNDDEQDLYVGDGGAGGGISFAGTGWDKEALSLAEEVSTSFDGDLKIYAFKTAANLTIRVRIEKMSTRYGSPTIDDIEAYTIAYRAKLDDAESAGRIPPNISLEVSSPGVERIIRIPDDLERFKERAMYVRYTTTSDGSGTPQEGDGVFRLISYDMDLCECTWGIADVKINRQQAGKGRPLNKKQREWRLQTPFESLKLVRVHSDC; via the exons ATGGATTTGGTCGCTGGAAGAGCGATGGGCGGGTGCTCGCCATCATGGGAACGCATCAGGTCGCCGAGGAGTCCACTCTTGCTCACTTCTTTGGCCCGTCGCCCCGCTGCGTTCGCTGCATGCCCATGCCCGCCGGTTGTTTGTCGAAATGCCTCAGTGGTGGTGCCGTTTgccaagaagaaaaggaaggggggAAGCGAGGAGCCGCCTggtgatgaggaggaggaggattctTTTGATGATTCGgagggcggaggcgatgaggaggaggtggatgTTGACGATGAGG ATCTATTGGATGATGATGAGtatgatgatgacgacgactATTCTTTCGAAGATGATTTTGACAATGATGATGAACAAGACCTTTAT GTTGGGGATGGAGGTGCTGGTGGCGGAATATCATTTGCTGGCACCGGGTGGGACAAGGAAGCATTGTCTTTGGCAGAGGAGGTCTCAACTTCATTTGACGGAGACTTGAAAATTTATGCTTTCAAGACAGCTGCAAATTTAACCATCAGAGTACGCATTGAGAAGATGTCCACTAG ATATGGTTCTCCAACCATAGATGACATTGAAGCGTACACAATTGCATACCGTGCAAAATTGGATGATGCAGAGTCAGCAGGAAGGATACCACCGAACATATCCTTGGAG GTGTCATCCCCTGGCGTGGAGAGAATTATCCGTATCCCTGATGATCTCGAACGCTTCAAAGAACGGGCAATGTATGTCAGATATACCACTACAAGCGATGGATCAGGCACACCTCAAGAAGGGGATGGCGTCTTCAGGCTCATCTCCTACGACATGGACCTGTGCGAGTGCACCTGGGGTATAGCTGATGTGAAGATCAACAGGCAGCAGGCAGGCAAGGGAAGGCCCCTGAACAAGAAGCAGAGAGAGTGGCGGCTGCAGACGCCATTTGAGTCTCTGAAGTTGGTCAGGGTGCATTCTGATTGCTGA
- the LOC102700893 gene encoding probable pectinesterase/pectinesterase inhibitor 51: MPRSHGHGHGYHHQAPHQLSHRRLAPIASAAAVLLLLALLILLPAAPPGGPAAPASLLRAAIAAHPAPESYADPCADHLALSLRRLGAAASSLESGDLPAALHLASASLQYQYDCSHLLSLPAFPSYSLTSRFLASLTPPPLAAGTKPSPSSSAAAFLASVRADATVCKANLAARTCDYSTVQAAIDAAPNYTAGHFVIKVAAGIYKESVMIPYEKTNIVLVGEGMSATLITASRSVGIDGLGTYDTATVAVVGDGFRAKDITFENGAGAGAHQAVAFRSDSDKSVLENVEFRGHQDTLYARTMRQLYRRCRIVGTVDFVFGNSAAIFEECVIRTVPRAEGARKSARNVVAANGRIDPGQTTGFMFWNCTVDGSKEFLALFRAKPGSYRLYLGRPWKEYAITVYARCYLGKVVRPEGWLAWRGEFALRTLYYGEFDSRGPGANHTARVEWSSQASEQLVGVYSVENFIQGHEWIAY; encoded by the coding sequence ATGCCGCGCTcccacggccacggccacggctaCCACCACCAGGCCCCCCACCAACTCTCTCACCGCCGCCTTGCCCCCAtcgcctccgcggcggcggtgctcctGCTACTGGCGCTACTCAttctcctccccgccgcgccaccgggaGGGCCCGCGGCCCCCGCCTCGCTCCTCCGCGCGGCCATCGCGGCGCACCCGGCGCCGGAATCCTACGCGGACCCCTGCGCCGACCACCTGGCCCTCTCCCTCCGTCgcctcggcgccgcggcctcctcgcTCGAGTCCGGCGACCTGCCCGCGGCGCTCcacctcgcctccgcctcgctccAGTACCAGTACGACTGCTcccacctcctctccctcccggcCTTCCCCTCCTACTCCCTCACCTCGCGCTTCCTCGCTTCGCTTACCCCGCCACCCCTAGCCGCCGGCACCAaaccctccccttcctcctccgccgccgcctttctGGCTAGCGTTCGCGCGGACGCCACCGTCTGCAAGGCAAATCTGGCAGCGAGGACGTGCGATTACTCGACGGTGCAAGCCGCCATTGACGCAGCACCTAACTACACCGCTGGGCATTTCGTCATCAAGGTGGCTGCAGGTATATACAAGGAGAGTGTCATGATTCCGTACGAAAAGACCAACATTGTGCTGGTGGGAGAAGGCATGAGCGCTACTTTGATCACCGCATCACGGAGCGTGGGGATTGACGGGCTTGGCACTTACGACACTGCGACCGTTGCTGTCGTTGGTGATGGTTTCCGGGCAAAGGATATAACATTCGAGAATGGCGCAGGCGCAGGAGCTCATCAGGCAGTGGCATTCCGATCGGACAGTGACAAGTCGGTGCTCGAGAATGTGGAGTTCCGCGGCCACCAGGATACACTGTATGCTCGCACAATGCGGCAGCTGTATCGCCGGTGCCGTATTGTGGGCACGGTTGATTTTGTATTCGGGAATTCAGCAGCAATATTTGAGGAATGTGTGATTAGGACAGTGCCACGAGCGGAAGGAGCTCGAAAGAGCGCACGCAATGTAGTGGCAGCAAATGGGAGAATTGATCCAGGGCAGACAACAGGGTTTATGTTTTGGAATTGTACAGTGGATGGGAGCAAAGAGTTCTTGGCGTTGTTCCGGGCAAAGCCAGGGTCTTACCGGTTGTATTTGGGGCGCCCATGGAAGGAGTATGCGATTACCGTGTATGCCAGATGTTATTTGGGGAAGGTTGTCAGGCCAGAGGGATGGCTTGCTTGGCGTGGGGAATTCGCACTCAGGACGCTATACTATGGGGAGTTTGATAGTCGAGGGCCTGGTGCAAATCACACAGCAAGGGTTGAGTGGAGCAGTCAGGCATCGGAACAACTTGTCGGAGTCTACTCGGTGGAGAACTTCATTCAAGGGCATGAATGGATTGCATACTAA